In Nocardioides sp. JS614, the sequence GGCTGGGGGAGACCGTGCGGCAGACGGACTCCTCGCTGCTCGACGAGTGGGAGGCCCTCGCCGACCCCGATCATGCGCGCAGGGACGTCAGCCACCACGAGCCACCGCCGTCGCCGCGGCCGATCTCCCAGCAGGACCGGGCCTTCCGGGTCATGGTCCGCAACGCGATGTTCCGGCGGGTCGAGCTGGTCGCCCGCGACGACCTCGACGGGCTGATGGCGCTCGAGCGGGCCGCCGCCGACCGCACCGACCCGCCGGCCGAGATCCGCATGCCTCGGTCGGCCTGGGACGCCGCGATCGAGGACTACTTCGCCGAGCACGACCGGGTGCGGCTGGACGCGGACGCACGGGGTCCGTCGCTGCTGAGGATCGCGCCGTCGGCACGGACCTGGGAGGTCGTCCAGACGATCCACGACCCCGCCGGCCACCACGACTGGGTGATCGAGGCCGAGGCCGACCTGGACGCCTCCGACGAGGCCGGCGAGCTGGTGCTGCGCACGGTGGCGATGCGACGCCTGGGCGATTGACCGGCCGCGTCTCCCGCCTCGACTTCGTCGCCGCTCGGGCCGCGGGATCGATCCGGGCGTGATGGTCCGACGTCGTGGTTGCGGTCGGCGCGTCAGCTGCGGCCGGGACCCGAGCGGGGCTTCAGCGCAGGTAGCACAGGGCGTTCGGGCAGGAGTCCAGCCAGGGGACCCCACCGGTGAGCGAGGAGAGCTGCTTCTTGCCGGCGGTGTCGTCGAACCACAGCATCGCCCACACCGGCCTCGGGGTCAGCGCCCGGGCGGTGCGCGAGATGACGGCGGGGTTCCAGTCGCCGGCCGCACTGCTCTCGGGGCCGACCTCGGTCAGGGCCAGGCGCGTGACCTGCTCCGCGACGGCGGCGTAGCCGGTCAGGTCGAGCCGGTCGCGGGCGTCGGCGGCCGGTCCCTCCGGGTCGTAGCTGTCGATGCCGGCGACGTCGACGCGCGCCGGCAGCAGCCGCTCGGGGGCCCGGATCCCGGACCAGGTGCGGGCGGCGAAGGAGTAGGCCCACACCACGTTGTGGACGCCTGCTGCCCAGGCGCGCTGCTGCATCATCGCCCAGAGCCGCTTGTACGTCGCCGGGTCGGGCTTGCCCCACCAGAACCAGCCGCCGTTCGCCTCGTGGAACGGCCGGAAGACCACCGCGACCCCCGCCTCCTGGAAGCGCTGGAGCAGCGCCAGCTTGGCGTCGAAGTCGGCCCAGAACCGGGCGCCCTCCGGGGAAGTGGTGCTCAGCAGGGCGTCCAGTGAGGTCCAGCTGCGGTCCCAGGCCGGTCGCGAGGTGTGCGGGTTCGTGGTGTGCCAGGAGGCCGAGAGGACGGCTCCCTGCTGCGCGAGCGTCACCAAGGTGTCGAGGGGCGGGGCGGGGAACTGGTAGGTCTCGCCGGCGGCCAGCTCCTCGAGGTCGAAGCCGACGACCGAGACCCGGCGGGGTGCGAGCGCCGTGAGCGGGGCGAGGTAGTCGATGTTCGACACGTTGAGCTGCTGACCGACGCCCATCAGGCCCGCGGAGCGCCAGCGGTCCAGGCGCGCGGCCAGGCAGCGGGCCGCAGGGTCGGCCGCGCGGTCCACGAGCGCGATCCGGGGAGTGCAGGAGGCGGCGGTGTAGACCTTGAGGGTCAGCTGGGAGGAGACCTTGCGAGGCAGGTCGGCGGTCGCCTCCGCGACC encodes:
- a CDS encoding glycoside hydrolase family 26 protein, translating into MRPRAAVLALLAGLLTGGTIASGATPASARPAPVERTGTTLTARLAPPVVTVGEPSALVARATPVRAGRSFTLQRLVGTSWTVVDASIGNARGRAVVPLDTSVAGRQVLRVVAEATADLPRKVSSQLTLKVYTAASCTPRIALVDRAADPAARCLAARLDRWRSAGLMGVGQQLNVSNIDYLAPLTALAPRRVSVVGFDLEELAAGETYQFPAPPLDTLVTLAQQGAVLSASWHTTNPHTSRPAWDRSWTSLDALLSTTSPEGARFWADFDAKLALLQRFQEAGVAVVFRPFHEANGGWFWWGKPDPATYKRLWAMMQQRAWAAGVHNVVWAYSFAARTWSGIRAPERLLPARVDVAGIDSYDPEGPAADARDRLDLTGYAAVAEQVTRLALTEVGPESSAAGDWNPAVISRTARALTPRPVWAMLWFDDTAGKKQLSSLTGGVPWLDSCPNALCYLR